A genomic segment from Roseibium sp. Sym1 encodes:
- the trbH gene encoding conjugal transfer protein TrbH has protein sequence MRAIRNLLRLPAALVLLTMLAACQTMSGPGLIRSEVTAQLTPESANAIAGDMVGRLAEQVGPGTTTIKLRGSDTLFGLALEAALRECGYAVVTDQATEGTAVTPLAYSIDPFEGGMLVRLSTLKVELTRMYTLSATGATPASPLSVMQRGSDGAS, from the coding sequence ATGCGCGCGATCAGAAACCTGCTCCGTCTCCCGGCCGCCCTGGTGCTCCTGACGATGCTGGCTGCGTGCCAGACGATGAGTGGACCCGGCCTCATCCGGAGCGAAGTCACGGCCCAACTCACGCCGGAATCGGCGAATGCCATTGCCGGCGACATGGTGGGGCGGCTGGCGGAGCAGGTCGGGCCGGGCACGACCACGATCAAGCTGCGCGGAAGTGACACCCTGTTCGGCCTGGCCCTCGAGGCGGCGCTTCGCGAATGTGGCTATGCCGTTGTCACCGATCAGGCGACCGAGGGAACCGCGGTGACGCCGCTGGCCTATTCGATCGATCCTTTCGAGGGCGGCATGCTGGTGCGGCTCTCGACCCTGAAGGTCGAGCTGACCCGCATGTACACGCTCAGCGCCACGGGCGCGACACCGGCCAGCCCGTTGTCTGTCATGCAGCGCGGATCGGATGGCGCATCATGA
- the trbG gene encoding P-type conjugative transfer protein TrbG translates to MMIAAATLPAYGQQLTSNEARGTQLSGQWQHRQGVVTRGADGKVIFLYGEVQPSVVCSPLQVCDIELQAGEVLRDVLLGDTVRWKVEPATSGAPSGQAIHLIVKPSEAGLVTSMVVTTSRRTYHIQLKSHHSQYMARVGFDYPEDINARFAEINARIEASVVPGAGVPADQLDFAFHISGAARWRPTRIYSDGMKTYIQFPSSLSGQEAPVLFVVSGGENRIVNYRMNGAMMVVDYNIDRAILVSGVGRQQQKITIRRGG, encoded by the coding sequence ATGATGATCGCGGCCGCTACGCTGCCCGCATACGGACAGCAGCTCACAAGCAACGAAGCGCGCGGCACGCAGCTCTCCGGCCAATGGCAGCACCGGCAGGGCGTCGTGACGCGCGGCGCTGACGGCAAGGTGATTTTCCTTTACGGCGAGGTTCAGCCGTCAGTCGTCTGCTCGCCGCTGCAGGTCTGCGATATCGAGCTTCAGGCCGGGGAGGTCTTGCGCGACGTCCTTCTTGGCGACACCGTGCGCTGGAAGGTCGAACCGGCAACCTCCGGTGCGCCGAGCGGGCAGGCGATTCACCTGATCGTCAAACCGTCCGAAGCTGGTCTGGTCACCTCGATGGTCGTGACCACCTCGCGGCGGACCTATCATATTCAGCTCAAATCGCATCACAGCCAATATATGGCCCGCGTCGGCTTCGATTATCCTGAAGACATCAATGCGCGGTTTGCTGAAATCAATGCGCGCATCGAGGCGAGCGTTGTGCCGGGCGCAGGCGTGCCCGCCGACCAGCTGGACTTCGCATTCCACATCAGCGGCGCGGCGCGTTGGCGGCCGACCCGGATCTACAGCGACGGGATGAAGACCTACATCCAGTTTCCGTCCTCGTTGTCAGGGCAGGAGGCCCCGGTCCTGTTCGTCGTTTCCGGCGGTGAGAACCGGATCGTCAATTACCGCATGAACGGCGCGATGATGGTCGTCGACTACAACATCGATCGCGCGATCCTGGTGTCGGGCGTCGGCCGGCAGCAGCAGAAGATCACGATCCGGCGGGGAGGGTAG